TGGCTGTTGGCGGCGGTCGGGGTGATCGCGCCGATCTCGGTCTTCAATACTTTCTCCCATATCCATACGCCGCTCCTGATCTCCCTTGTCCGGACCTTTAACGGTTTGGTCCTTGGCCTGATCGTCGGCTGGGTGGCCTGGTTCATCGTCAGCCGTTTTGTGGCTGATTCGGGTCAGCAGTCGTGAAAATAGGGCAATATGGTGGAACAAAAAAGTAAGGAATTATTGCTATTACAACACTATGCGTGAAGTGCTAAAATATGGAAGTTGGGGGATAATGATACAATGAGCAGGCAAGGGTATGCAAATCTATCAAGAGACGAAATTTATCTGATCTCTCGGGTAGAATATGAAAAACAGAAGCTGATCACGACCGCTTATGTTCGGGGGTTGTATGCCGAGAGTAATAAAGCGTCAAAGGTGATCGCCTCTCTTTTAAGGAAAAAACGGCTGATCCGCATTGAAAAAGGGAAATACCTGCTTGTCCCGATCAAAGCGCCAAATCAGCAATGGACGCCCAACGAATTTATTGTCGCCGCCCTCTGGATGGGGGATACTCCGTATTATATCGGTTATTTTACTATGTATAATTACTGGGGCTTCACAGAGCAGGTCCCGCAAACGATTTATGTGCTCAATACGAAAAAATTCGGCCGGACGGTTATCGGCGGTGTTCGCTATGAAGCGATCAAGATCGATCAAAAAAAATATTATGGGATCAAAAAGATCATGGTTGAAGGAGAGGGCGTCGCGATCAGCGATAAAGAGCGGACTTTGGCAGATATGATCTATAAGCCGATCGGGTCATTCGAAAGTCTTCTGCTAGTTATCAAGAATAATCTGAAAAAGATCGATTTGCCGCTGTTCATTACTTATCTTAAAAAGTTCCCTGTTGTTTCTATTCGCCGGCGTGCCGGATATCTTTTAGAAAAAGCTGGTTGTTCGCCGGTACGGCTTAGAGAATTAAAGAAATCGATCGGTATTGGTAAAACCTTTGTCGCGCTTGATCCGGCCGGGCCTCGTTCCGGCAAAATAAACAAGGAATGGGGTATCATTGTTAATCGATAAAGAAAAACTTAAGGACATAATCCCGGCCATCGCGGCCGAGCATCGTTTTCGGCAGGCGATCGTCGAAAAAGACTATTATCTTACGGTCATTCTTAACAGCATTGCCTCGTCGCTTAGCGGGGACATCGCATTTAAGGGCGGCACCCTCTTGAATAAGATCCATCTCAATTATCACCGGTTAAGCGAGGACCTGGATTTTAGCTACTGTGGGGAAATGGATTTGACCGCTCGTTCAGATCGGTCGGCTGCCATCGCTCCTATAAAAGAAAAAATGCCGGGATTTTTGACCTCTTTAGGTTTAAGGAGCGACAAGCCCAGGGGGGAAGGCTTTAATAACTCCAAGCAGTACGTGTTTAATGTCCTTTATCCTTCTGTTATAACCGGCGGGGAGGGAAATATTAAAATTGAGGTTTCTCTCAGGCAAAAGCCGTACGACCGGCCTGTTATGAATGTTATCCGCCATTTTTACAAGGACCCTTTTACCGGCCAGAACCTGATCCCCGAACACAAAATATTATCGCTTTCTTTAAATGAAGCGGTAGCGGAAAAACTGAAGGCCGCGATCACCAGAAAAGACCCGGCAATACGCGATTACTATGATCTCTGGCATATAGCCGAAGCTAAATTCGATTTCCGCAACGAACATTTTATGGAAATATTCAAAAATAAGTTGGCTGATGAGGGATATCAAGGCGATTTTAAAGATAAGTTTGGTTTGAGCGAAGTTAAGCTGGATTTACTGACACGACAGATCGAAACGGATTTAATACCCGTTATTAGAATTGACGAAGTGTTTGACCTTAGTAAAGTGTTTAGTCGCTTCAATAAAATATTAGGACACGAGTTCCATAAGTAAACGCGCCACTTTGGGTACAACTTTGGGTACAACTAGGTATAGGCTGGAGATCGCGGATGGGGGAGAGTCGAGGCGGAGTCGAGGGAATATATGCGACTTTGCATAGGTAGGCAATTCTTAAGCACTTGGAGGCCATAAATTGAAAAATAAAGATCAAAAAGCTGAACGGGAATCTCTCGATATTAAAGATAAAATATTAAGCGCGCTTAAGATTTCCTTGCCGGAGGTTATTAGCGAAGGCAAGGTTAATTGGGACAAACTACGCCAGGTGTTGGGTGAACACATAGAGACAGCCGCGGAAAAATTCAATTTCACCTGGGCTGGAAAGAGCGGAGCTATTACGAATGTGTTAATACCCAGCAAAGCCACGCTCCGCCCGGATAAAAAGGAAAGCATCAAGTTTGACGAAAGCGAAAACCTTTTTATTGAAGGTGATAACCTCGAAGTCCTCAAGCTCCTGCAAAAGTCCTATTTTGAAAAGGTCAAGATGATCTACATTGATCCACCGTATAACACCGGTAATGAATTTGTATATAAAGACGATTTCCGCCAGCCATTAAAGAATTACTTGGAGCAGTCCGGGCAACTAGATGGCGAAGGCAACCGCCTTTCCACAAATACGCAGGCCAGCGGGCGGTTTCATAGTGATTGGTTGAATATGATGTATCCGAGATTGAAATTAGCATGGAATCTCCTGCAGCATGATGGAGTGATATTTATTAGTATTGATGATCACGAGGCATATCATTTAAGAATGATAATGGATGAAATATATGGAGAAGAGAACTTTGTTGCACAATTGGTATGGAAGAAGAAATATGGCGGCGGAGCGAAAACGAAATATTATGTTGATTTACATGAATATATAATTGTTTATGCGAAAAACATTAACTCAATAGATAACATAGAAATTCCTTACGATGAGCGACTTATAGAGAGATACTATAAATATAAGGATAAAAAATATCCAATAAGAGGGCCATATAGATTACAGCCACTTGCAACAAACAGCAACGATGAAAGGCCGAATCTTCGGTATCCTATTATCTATAATGGGAAGGAAATATGGCCTGAAATGCAATGGCAATGGTCAAAAGAACGGACAGATAATGCTATGAGCAATGATGAAATCGTTATAAGTAAATCAAAAGGCAAGGCGAGTGTAAATTTTAAGCAATATCTTAAGGATGAAAATGGTGTGATAAGAACAAATAAACCATTCTCGATAATTGAAGGGATATATACTCAGCACGGAACGAATGAAATATCTGAAATTTTGGGTAATGGTAAAATATTCCCGTTTCCTAAGCCATCGGGGTATGTTAAAGAGCTTGCCGTGCCATTCCTTAAATCAGAAGAAATTATTGTCGATTTCTTTTCCGGATCTGCAACTACCGCCCATGCTGTACTTGATCTCAACAAAAAGGATGGAGGAAATCGCAAGTTTA
The sequence above is drawn from the Bacteroidales bacterium genome and encodes:
- a CDS encoding DUF5693 family protein; protein product: LPVPAVEKSFRNLLEILLFVRPRTKEFLIGYPALMLAAFFVLRGKPQWLWLLAAVGVIAPISVFNTFSHIHTPLLISLVRTFNGLVLGLIVGWVAWFIVSRFVADSGQQS
- a CDS encoding nucleotidyl transferase AbiEii/AbiGii toxin family protein, with the protein product MLIDKEKLKDIIPAIAAEHRFRQAIVEKDYYLTVILNSIASSLSGDIAFKGGTLLNKIHLNYHRLSEDLDFSYCGEMDLTARSDRSAAIAPIKEKMPGFLTSLGLRSDKPRGEGFNNSKQYVFNVLYPSVITGGEGNIKIEVSLRQKPYDRPVMNVIRHFYKDPFTGQNLIPEHKILSLSLNEAVAEKLKAAITRKDPAIRDYYDLWHIAEAKFDFRNEHFMEIFKNKLADEGYQGDFKDKFGLSEVKLDLLTRQIETDLIPVIRIDEVFDLSKVFSRFNKILGHEFHK
- a CDS encoding site-specific DNA-methyltransferase; its protein translation is MKNKDQKAERESLDIKDKILSALKISLPEVISEGKVNWDKLRQVLGEHIETAAEKFNFTWAGKSGAITNVLIPSKATLRPDKKESIKFDESENLFIEGDNLEVLKLLQKSYFEKVKMIYIDPPYNTGNEFVYKDDFRQPLKNYLEQSGQLDGEGNRLSTNTQASGRFHSDWLNMMYPRLKLAWNLLQHDGVIFISIDDHEAYHLRMIMDEIYGEENFVAQLVWKKKYGGGAKTKYYVDLHEYIIVYAKNINSIDNIEIPYDERLIERYYKYKDKKYPIRGPYRLQPLATNSNDERPNLRYPIIYNGKEIWPEMQWQWSKERTDNAMSNDEIVISKSKGKASVNFKQYLKDENGVIRTNKPFSIIEGIYTQHGTNEISEILGNGKIFPFPKPSGYVKELAVPFLKSEEIIVDFFSGSATTAHAVLDLNKKDGGNRKFIMVQMPGPTDSKSEAYKAGYKTIADIGKERIRRVIKGYGDHKPINDGFKVFKLDNSNYADNLFEYDPERTDEENKKALTAYLDKAQKELFPAKINELDIVYENIIKEGLNLNAQVEEIKIGKNKTYKVIDSDRELFICLDEKLSDSAIDLLTAKEYKEKILICFDGALSDSDKANLSLNLTLKTI